Sequence from the candidate division KSB1 bacterium genome:
CTTTCAGCAGGGCAAATCGTACGAGCGGACGGGGCTGGATCGGGTTTACACCAAAATCATGGGAGTCGAAATTCCGCTGGTCGAGTTGCCGGTTCTCGAAGGCAAAAACCTGACGATCGTCGCCGAGGCGGTGGCACTCAACCACAAGCTGCGTCAGATCGGCATCGACCAGGCGCAGGAATTTGACGAGCGGTTAAAAAGCATATTGATGGCGCCGGAAGAAGAAACTGAACAAGTAAACGTCGATTTAGAAGAGTAATAATGAAAAACGGCATTATTATCGCACACGGACCGCTCGGCAACGCCTTTATTGAAGCCGCAAAATGCATCTTGGGCACCGATGAAGGACTTTATGCTCTGTCGGTCACTGAAATGTCCAACCAGGAGATTGCGCAACGACTGCAATCGCTGACCGGAAATTTTGGTCCCAACATCGAGGGGACGGTCATTATGGCTTGTCTGCGCGGCGGGAGCTCTTGGAATATCAGCGCCTCCGTCATTCAAAACAACGATCGGGTACGGCTGATCTCCGGCTGCAACCTGGCCATGGTGCTTTCGTTTATGACGCATCGGGACAAGCTTCCTTTGGATGAATTGGTGGAAACAATCCGTAAACAGGCAGTAGAAGGAATCGTCGTTTTCAAAAACTGAATCGGGAGAGATAAATGCCGCTGGTGATGGTACGGATCGATGATCGCTTGATTCATGGCCAGGTCGTGGTGGGATGGGGTTCCGTCATCCGTCCCGAGCGAATTTTATTGTGCAGCGATGAAGTCGCAACCGTAGAATGGCAGAAAACCATCTACCTTTCCGCGGTTCCGCCGACGTTAAAGGCTTCGGTGCTGACCAAAGCGGAAACAGTCGAGTCGCTGAAAAACGGCGCGTTCGACGACGAACGGATTCTACTCTTGGTCGACTCGCCCGAAAATGTGGTCTATCTGATCGACCACGGCATCGAGATCGACAAAGTGAACGTCGGCGGCATGCACTTCAAGCCGGGAAAAAATCAATTGGCGCCGTTTATTTTTGTCGATGAAAAAGACATTGCCAACTTTAAAGCGCTGCACGAACGGGGCGTCATTCTCGAAGGCCGCGACGTCCCGACTCGGACTCCCGTCGATGTTGCCGCAGTGCTCGGATTTTGACCAGAATTTTTAATCCCCCCGCATAAACATACGCCGCCGTAACCGCAAAAGCTGTTCCCAGGGGCACGTACCAGGTCCATGCCAAATTCGGCGTTTTGCCGTTGATGCCCCAACTGATTACTGCAACGATAAGCAAAAGGATTCGGCCGTACCAGGATGCCGACCGACCGACCAGAAAGCCGAAAAGAACTGCGCCGGCGCCAATGGCGGCTTTAACCGACTGCGAAGCAGCGACGAAAGGGATCATCAGGACCAGACTGCTCCAAAGCGAAAAAAGCAGCTGTTGGGCGGGTCGCCCGCGCCGAAGGGAAAGCAGAAAAACGCCCAGCACGCCGCCGTAGGTAAATGAAGCGATGGTGAGGCCCAGTTCGACAACCGGGCTTACACTTTTACGAAAAAGAAGCGCAGCGCCGGTGAGCATTAACCCCCAAAATAAACTAAGCAGGCGAAGAAAACCGACCTCTTGTCGCGGCGGAATGATTTTTAAATCGGCAGTCAGATCCCACCAGGTGGAAGATGCCAGCGAATTAAGCGAGCTGCTTAGCGTGGACATGGCGGCGGCAAACAGAGCCGCAACCGCCAATCCTGCCGGAATGGCGGGAAGCTCTTCGACGATGAAGCGGGGAAAGACCTGGTCGCCGATTTGGGCGGCGTCTCCGTAAAAATGATACAGCAGCACGCCGAGTAAAAGAAACAACGCAAACTGAAAAAACACAAACAAGCCGCTGCAGATTAGCGCGGCTTGGGCGCGGCGCAAAGTCCTGCAGGTCAACAGGCGTTGAACGATTAAATGATCCGTGCCGTGCGAGGCAAGGGAAATGAACATTCCTCCGAACAGTCCTGCAGCAAGCGTATAGGGGCGCTGAAAAAAGAGCGGGAGCGGTTTGGTTGCGCCGAGGTCGATGACCCTGAATTTGCCGAGCCGAGCCGCTCCTTCGAGTATTTGCGCCGGCCCGTTCGGCAGGATGGTCATGAGGTAATAAACACAGACCACGGCGCCCAAAAGATAGACAGACGTCTGCACAACGTCCATCCGCACGACCGAGCGGATGCCGCCGAAAGCGGCATAGGCCGTGGTAACCGCGGCGGAAGCAACAATGCACAAGCCGATGCTCCATCCAGTGAGCAAAGACAAAGGAATGGCGGCGGCAAAAAGACGCACACCGTCGGCAAGCAGTCGCGTTATGATAAAAAGCAGCGATGCGGTAGTGCGCATTTCTCTTCCGCTGCGTTGGAGCAGGAGCTCATATGCGGTCGAGACTCGTCCTTTGAAATATTGCGGAAGAAGCCAAACGGCGGCAGCCGTACGACCGACGATATAGCCTGCCGCAAGTTGTAGAAAGGAACAGTCACCGGCATAAGCGAGGCCAGGCACGCTGATGACCGTCAGTGTGCTGGTTTCGGTGGCGACAATGCTCAAGCACACTGCCCACCAGGGCATCTCGGTGTTAAAGAATTCGCGCCCCGAGCTCGGCCGACGGCCGAGCGCAATCCCCGCCAAAAGGGTTATGCCCAAATACAAAAATAGAATGATTAAAACTAAAGATATTTCAGCCACCCTGTACTCTTTGTTTTTATGGTTTGCTTTTGCAAAGCTAACAGTAAGGGGGAAACTCGCAAGCACAATTTTTAAAAGGCGGACAAGAATTGAACATAATTACAAATTTCTTGATTATGCCGTGCTTTATCTTTAACTTTCACCTAAAGTTGGTGTATGTATGAAGAACCCGTACAAGCGGTCCGATGTGTTCAGCTGCAATTTTCGCAGCCACAGCAGGTTCGAAAATCGCGTCTCTGCTTATCATGTTTTGCGGGCGAAAAAATGTTGGCCGCAGGGATGCATCTATTACCGATGGAGCTGCGAGCTCAAGAACAAGGGTAAATCCTGCCGCCGCGGTTTTGCGTACATCGGCCGGCTTTGCGAGGGCTGCTCGCATTTTCATGATGAAAAAGTACATTACCAGCCGCGCCTATTGTTGAACGAAGACGAATATCGTCGATTTTTATGTGAGCTGGAAGAATTCGACGAATGGATAGAAGAGAACCGTTGGCGCGAAACGGAAGCGGCCTGTGAGATCGAAAGCGTCAAACCCCATTTTCGAAAAACGTTCTACGGCAACAAGGCGCAGCTGCGCTTGGCAGGCTATTTGGCCGTGGCGAGGCGCGGTTACATCGGGCTTGTTGATTTTGACGACTGCTTTTATCTTTATTTATCCCCGCACCAGCAGGAGCAAATGCGGTTGGCAGCCGGGGACCGACTGGAATTTCGCGGTCGGGTAAGCTTGGATCGAGGACGGCTGGTATTTCAAAGAACCCGATCGCTTCAGATTATACAAAAAAGCGGACGCGCCGCGTGGAGTAACAGCCAAGCGCTGGTTGCGCGCTGCGCAGCTACAGAATTCGACCGACAACCGGCCGGCTGCATCCGTTGCATGCACGGCGCTTTGATCGATGTGACTTTGGCCGACACCAAGCGGTCGATACCGCAGCGCGCTCTCTACTGTCTGCAGGGCGTGAAAGAGCCGGAATGGTGTACAATCCCTTTATTCGAAAAAGTGGACAATTGTAGAAACTGAATTCGACGGAGTAAAAAGGTAACTGCATGGCAAAAGGAATCACCCCTCGTTCGGAAGATTATTCCCGCTGGTATCTGGACGTCATCGATGCCGCCGATTTGGCGGAGCATTCGGCGGTACGCGGCTGTATGGTCATCAAGCCCAACGGCTACGCGATTTGGGAACAAATTCAAGCGCAGCTCGACCGCATGTTCAAAGAGACCGGCCATCAGAACGCCTATTTTCCGCTTTTCATACCCGAAAGCTTTATGCGTAAAGAAGCGGAGCATGTGGAAGGCTTTGCGCCCGAGTGTGCGGTCGTAACCCACGGCGGCGGCAAAGAGCTGGAAGAAAAGCTCTATGTGCGACCGACTTCCGAGACGATCATCTGGTCGACGTATAAAAAATGGATCCAATCGTACCGCGATCTGCCGATTCTGATCAATCAGTGGGCAAATGTGGTGCGTTGGGAAATGCGCACCCGCCTTTTTCTGCGCACGCTCGAATTTTTATGGCAGGAGGGGCATACGGCGCATGCAACCAAAGAGGAGGCTGTCGAAGAAACCCTGCGCATGATAGAAGTCTATCGGCGGTTTGCCGAAGACTATTTGGCTGCGCCGGTGTTCGTCGGGGTGAAAACACCGGCTGAGCGCTTTGCAGGCGCACTCGATACTTATTGCATCGAAGCGATGATGCAGGATAAAAAAGCGCTGCAGGCGGGCACTTCGCACTTTTTGGGACAGAATTTCGCCAAAGCCTTCGACGTGATGTTTCAGAACGAAGCCGGACAGCTCGAGTACGTATGGGCGACCAGCTGGGGCGTATCGACTCGTTTGATCGGCGCCCTGATCATGACGCACAGCGACGACAACGGTCTTGTCATTCCGCCGCGGCTGGCGCCGCTCAAAGTGGTCATCGTGCCGATTTGGAAGGACGATTCTCAGCGCGAAAGCATGTGCGCCGCTGCGCGACGGCTGACTGAAAGCTGGAATGGACGAATCACTTTCAAGATCGATGAGCGCGATCAGTACCGACCTGGTTACAAGTTCAACGAGTGGGAAAAGCGCGGCGTTCCGATCCGCATTGAGCTTGGACCCAAAGACCTCGAAGCCCATCAGGTGGTGCTGGTTCGGCGGGATACGGGCGAAAAGATCACTGTGCCGCAGGACGGCCTTTTGCCGCGCATCGAAACCCTGCTCGAAGAGATCCAGGTCTCGCTTTTTCAACGCGCCAAAGCCTTTCGCGACGCCAACACCTTTGACGAGGACGACTTTGAATCGTTCAAGCGACGCATCGAGGAGCCGGGCGGCTTTTTCTGGGTGCACTGGTGCGGCAATCCGGCCTGCGAAGCTCAATTTCAGGAGACATCCAAGGCGACCATC
This genomic interval carries:
- a CDS encoding sodium:solute symporter, whose translation is MAEISLVLIILFLYLGITLLAGIALGRRPSSGREFFNTEMPWWAVCLSIVATETSTLTVISVPGLAYAGDCSFLQLAAGYIVGRTAAAVWLLPQYFKGRVSTAYELLLQRSGREMRTTASLLFIITRLLADGVRLFAAAIPLSLLTGWSIGLCIVASAAVTTAYAAFGGIRSVVRMDVVQTSVYLLGAVVCVYYLMTILPNGPAQILEGAARLGKFRVIDLGATKPLPLFFQRPYTLAAGLFGGMFISLASHGTDHLIVQRLLTCRTLRRAQAALICSGLFVFFQFALFLLLGVLLYHFYGDAAQIGDQVFPRFIVEELPAIPAGLAVAALFAAAMSTLSSSLNSLASSTWWDLTADLKIIPPRQEVGFLRLLSLFWGLMLTGAALLFRKSVSPVVELGLTIASFTYGGVLGVFLLSLRRGRPAQQLLFSLWSSLVLMIPFVAASQSVKAAIGAGAVLFGFLVGRSASWYGRILLLIVAVISWGINGKTPNLAWTWYVPLGTAFAVTAAYVYAGGLKILVKIRALRQHRRESESGRRGLRE
- the proS gene encoding proline--tRNA ligase — encoded protein: MAKGITPRSEDYSRWYLDVIDAADLAEHSAVRGCMVIKPNGYAIWEQIQAQLDRMFKETGHQNAYFPLFIPESFMRKEAEHVEGFAPECAVVTHGGGKELEEKLYVRPTSETIIWSTYKKWIQSYRDLPILINQWANVVRWEMRTRLFLRTLEFLWQEGHTAHATKEEAVEETLRMIEVYRRFAEDYLAAPVFVGVKTPAERFAGALDTYCIEAMMQDKKALQAGTSHFLGQNFAKAFDVMFQNEAGQLEYVWATSWGVSTRLIGALIMTHSDDNGLVIPPRLAPLKVVIVPIWKDDSQRESMCAAARRLTESWNGRITFKIDERDQYRPGYKFNEWEKRGVPIRIELGPKDLEAHQVVLVRRDTGEKITVPQDGLLPRIETLLEEIQVSLFQRAKAFRDANTFDEDDFESFKRRIEEPGGFFWVHWCGNPACEAQFQETSKATIRCVPIDGSKRESGKCIVCGEPSQQRVLVAKSY
- a CDS encoding PTS sugar transporter subunit IIB; protein product: MPLVMVRIDDRLIHGQVVVGWGSVIRPERILLCSDEVATVEWQKTIYLSAVPPTLKASVLTKAETVESLKNGAFDDERILLLVDSPENVVYLIDHGIEIDKVNVGGMHFKPGKNQLAPFIFVDEKDIANFKALHERGVILEGRDVPTRTPVDVAAVLGF